AGCAAACGACGCCATTTCGTTGAGGAAACTCACGGCCGCCTGCACCAGCGAATAGGCCAGCGCACAACCCGTGCCTTCGCCCAACCGCAGCCCAAGGCGCAACAACGGCTCACCACCTAGCTCCTCTAGCAGCAGCCGGTGCCCCTGCTCGCCCGACTCGTGGCAGAACACGCAGTAAGCTAGAATATTAGGAGCTAGTCGAGCAGCCACCAGCAGCGCCGAGGTGGCAATAAAGCCATCAATAAGTAGCAGCATCTGATGCTCAGCGGCCCGCAACAACGCCCCACACATCTGCGCGATTTCAAAGCCACCGAAGGTCGCCAGCGCGGTCAACGGATCGGAGCCGACCGTTGGATAGGCGGCTACGGCGTTGGTCAGGATGGAGAGCTTGCGAGCTACGCCGGCTTCGTCAAGTCCGGTGCCGCGTCCCACGCACGCAGCCAGCGGCTGGCACGTGAGCAGGTGCATCAGCACGGCGGCCGACGACGTATTCCCAATACCCATCTCGCCCACACCCAGCACATTGCAGCCCCTGGCGTGTAGCTCATCGGCGAGGCGGGCACCGCGCTGAAGGGCATCAGCACACTGCGCGGCCGTCATGGCAGGCATGTGCGCGAAGTTCTGGGTGCCCTCCGCCATCTTTTCGTTGCGCACTGAGGCTAGGTCGGCAAAGCTGCCCCGCACGCCGGCATCCACGATGGTCAGGCCAAGCCCATTCTGGCGGCAAAATACGTTGATGGCCGCGCCACCCTGCGCGAAGTTGCGCACCATTTGGTGCGTCACCTCGGGTGGGTACTGGCTCACGCCGGATTGCGCAACGCCGTGGTCGGCGGCAAACACCGCCACGTGCGGGCGGCGCAGCTCCGGAGTCAGCGTTTGCTGCACCAGCGCAATTTGATAAGCGAGGGTTTCCAGTTGCCCGAGCGCGCCGAGCGGTTTGGTTTTGGTGTCAATCTTCTGCGCAATGGCCGCGGCCAAACCTAGGTCAGGCGCAGTGATATTCCAAGTGTTCACGCGGCAGGTTCGTCGGCAGGTGTGGGAGTAGCCGTGTCAGGAGCAGCAGGCTCTTCGGCTTTTTTAAAGCGTTTATAAAGAAACAGTTGCCACTTTTCCTCGGCCACACCAGCCTTGTCCATTTCGGCGCGCGACAACGTGAAGAACAGGTCCGAGAGACGGTTGATGTAGGCCGGAATAGCCGGATGCACCTCGTCCTCAGCCATCAGGGTCACGAGGCGCCGCTCGCCCCGGCGCATCTGGGTGCGCACCACGTGGCAGAGGGCCGATATTTCGTTGCCACCAGGCAGCAGAAAGTAGTCGGAGGGCGAAGTCATCTGGCCTTCCAGCGCATCAATCCACTCCTCGCAAAACTGCGCGCCGTCTTCCGGCATCGGGTTCGGGTTGATTTTCTTGGCCGTGGAAGGCCGCGCCAAGTGCGACATCATATCCATCAAATCTTTTTGAATTCGGTGGAGGTTGGGCTGCCAGGCGTGGTCGGCACCTAGCTTCACGCGCAGCAAACCTAGGGTCGAGTTGGCCTCGTCGAGGGTGCCGAAGCATTCCACCCGCACATCATCCTTGGATACGCGCTGACCGCCGAACAGGCCGGTGGTACCGTTGTCGCCTTTCTTGGTGTATATCTTCATAAAATCTTTGTCAATCAAAAGGTTACTTTATTGTTAGCGGCAACCCCGACACCATAAAGATGGCGTGGTCGGCGCGCTGGGCAATGTGCTGGTTCAGCCAGCCTTGGAGGTCCGTGAACTTACGACCTGCTTCGTTTGATGCGTGCAAGCCCATCCCGATTTCATTGGAGATAACCAGCAACGTGCAATCTTGCTTTACCAGCTCATCAAATTCAGCTGTTGCTTGGCGTAGGGATTCGGCGACGTCGTAGTTGGTATCGGTGAAGAAGTTGGTGAGCCAGAGCGTCACGCAATCGAGCACGACGGTACGGCCAATCAGGTTGAGGCGGCTTAGGTACTTTTCTTCCTCTAGGGTCGTCCAGCGCTCATCACGGTCGGCCACGTGCCGGGCGATGCGCTGGCGGTGGTCGTCGTCCCAAGCCCGCGACGTAGCTAGGTACACCGGGCTAGGGCTGAGCTGCAAGGCTAAGTCCTGCGCGTAACGGCTTTTACCCGAGCGCTGTCCGCCGGAGATGTAGTAGAGCATAGGGAAATAAAAGTCAGCAGGTCAGCTTAACGTGTGTAGCAAATGGTGTTTCTGGAGTCTTCCGTCTCTCTTGAACGTCATGCTGAGCTTGCCGAAGCATCTCGCGTGCGATGGTAACTCCAAATGTCAGGGTTTACCACGGCACGCGAGATGCTTCGGCAAGCTCAGCATGACGTTCTTTTAATGGCATTCACATAACCTAGGTAGCCTGCTTGCAGCTCGCAAGTTCTTAGAAATTGATAGAGTACCGACCCGAGATATTACGGCCAGGCAAGTTATAACCACGCTTCTCGTAGT
This Hymenobacter sp. GOD-10R DNA region includes the following protein-coding sequences:
- a CDS encoding cob(I)yrinic acid a,c-diamide adenosyltransferase, which translates into the protein MKIYTKKGDNGTTGLFGGQRVSKDDVRVECFGTLDEANSTLGLLRVKLGADHAWQPNLHRIQKDLMDMMSHLARPSTAKKINPNPMPEDGAQFCEEWIDALEGQMTSPSDYFLLPGGNEISALCHVVRTQMRRGERRLVTLMAEDEVHPAIPAYINRLSDLFFTLSRAEMDKAGVAEEKWQLFLYKRFKKAEEPAAPDTATPTPADEPAA
- the cobT gene encoding nicotinate-nucleotide--dimethylbenzimidazole phosphoribosyltransferase yields the protein MNTWNITAPDLGLAAAIAQKIDTKTKPLGALGQLETLAYQIALVQQTLTPELRRPHVAVFAADHGVAQSGVSQYPPEVTHQMVRNFAQGGAAINVFCRQNGLGLTIVDAGVRGSFADLASVRNEKMAEGTQNFAHMPAMTAAQCADALQRGARLADELHARGCNVLGVGEMGIGNTSSAAVLMHLLTCQPLAACVGRGTGLDEAGVARKLSILTNAVAAYPTVGSDPLTALATFGGFEIAQMCGALLRAAEHQMLLLIDGFIATSALLVAARLAPNILAYCVFCHESGEQGHRLLLEELGGEPLLRLGLRLGEGTGCALAYSLVQAAVSFLNEMASFASAGVSDDSAT
- a CDS encoding bifunctional adenosylcobinamide kinase/adenosylcobinamide-phosphate guanylyltransferase yields the protein MLYYISGGQRSGKSRYAQDLALQLSPSPVYLATSRAWDDDHRQRIARHVADRDERWTTLEEEKYLSRLNLIGRTVVLDCVTLWLTNFFTDTNYDVAESLRQATAEFDELVKQDCTLLVISNEIGMGLHASNEAGRKFTDLQGWLNQHIAQRADHAIFMVSGLPLTIK